A single genomic interval of Neisseria leonii harbors:
- a CDS encoding paraquat-inducible protein A — MRPIPFSLFHMRLPGRPTDGRAALPAHRLNCPECGLLCGIPALGQGQACDCPRCGHGLLRIEHNPFTLPAALAAAALLLLVYLYSTRFISVSMPGVYADLSLPSMIKALVAQEFGLLADVMFLFTFGAPLVFLLLCLYVFCALIRRRPLPGLRTAARTMLRMREWMMVDVFFVSTLVAYIKLSALADIAFGPAFWLMPLMALLLARTVLAVPEHWVYEQIGRLNRRSTPPADGQDAVCCSRCLYFRPRQETLCRVCGSRLFARRPGSLHLSAAFLLAAAILYIPANLLPIMITSTPLAYDASTIISGIILMWQSDPFVAAVIFSASIVVPTLKILMMTVLIFSARAGLPAQAHVMSRLYRFTESVGRWSMIDIFVIIILMSAFATPVVRVTAGPAALYFCAVVLLTMLSAHFFDPRLLWNKSSETVTSHEQP; from the coding sequence ATGCGGCCGATTCCCTTCTCCCTGTTCCACATGCGTCTGCCCGGCCGTCCAACCGACGGACGTGCCGCCCTGCCCGCACACCGGCTGAACTGCCCCGAGTGCGGGCTGTTGTGCGGTATTCCCGCACTCGGTCAGGGGCAGGCTTGCGACTGCCCGCGCTGCGGCCACGGGTTGCTGCGCATCGAACACAATCCGTTTACCCTGCCCGCCGCCCTGGCCGCTGCCGCGCTGCTGCTGTTGGTTTATCTGTACAGCACACGCTTTATCAGCGTGTCCATGCCGGGCGTGTACGCCGACCTCTCTCTGCCCAGCATGATCAAAGCTTTGGTGGCGCAGGAATTCGGCCTGCTGGCCGATGTAATGTTCCTCTTCACATTCGGCGCACCGCTGGTTTTCCTGCTGCTGTGCCTGTACGTTTTCTGCGCCCTGATACGCCGCCGCCCGCTGCCCGGCCTGCGGACTGCCGCGCGCACGATGCTGCGGATGCGCGAATGGATGATGGTAGACGTGTTTTTTGTCTCCACACTGGTGGCCTACATCAAGCTGAGCGCACTGGCCGATATCGCTTTCGGCCCCGCATTCTGGCTGATGCCGCTGATGGCGCTGCTGCTGGCCCGCACCGTACTGGCCGTACCGGAACATTGGGTTTACGAACAGATTGGCCGTCTGAACCGCCGCAGCACGCCGCCCGCCGACGGGCAGGACGCAGTCTGTTGCAGCCGCTGCCTGTATTTCCGCCCGCGACAGGAAACCCTGTGCCGGGTATGCGGTTCGCGCCTGTTTGCCCGCCGCCCCGGCAGCCTGCACCTGTCGGCCGCCTTCCTGCTGGCCGCCGCGATACTGTATATTCCGGCCAACCTGCTGCCGATTATGATTACTTCCACGCCGCTGGCCTATGATGCCAGCACCATCATCAGCGGCATCATTCTGATGTGGCAGAGCGACCCTTTCGTGGCGGCGGTTATTTTCAGTGCCAGCATTGTCGTACCTACGCTGAAAATCCTGATGATGACGGTATTGATTTTTTCCGCCCGTGCCGGCCTGCCCGCACAGGCTCATGTGATGTCGCGGCTGTACCGTTTTACCGAATCGGTCGGCCGCTGGTCGATGATCGATATTTTTGTCATCATTATTTTGATGAGTGCGTTCGCCACACCGGTGGTGCGCGTAACGGCCGGGCCGGCCGCGCTGTATTTCTGCGCCGTCGTCCTGCTGACCATGCTTTCCGCCCATTTTTTCGACCCGCGCCTGTTGTGGAACAAATCATCCGAAACGGTTACATCTCATGAGCAACCCTAA
- a CDS encoding alpha/beta hydrolase: MNTPEPIYIDGPSGRLETLCLPAQGRVQGVAVINHPNPLQGGTNTNKVIQTAAKVLAQMGFHCYLPNLRGVGGSDGTHDYGEGEAEDCLAVLNHARSRHPEAAKTVIAGFSFGGYVSLLAAEQHQPDLLLLIGAAANHYRERRTPALPEAAKTLVIHGECDEVVTLKSILDWAEPQGIPVLVLPQASHFFHGKLIALRDTVARFAPAVLTGV, from the coding sequence CTGAATACCCCCGAACCCATCTATATCGACGGCCCCTCAGGCCGTCTGGAAACGCTCTGCCTGCCCGCCCAAGGCCGTGTACAGGGCGTGGCGGTCATCAACCACCCCAACCCGCTGCAAGGCGGCACGAACACCAACAAAGTCATTCAGACGGCCGCCAAAGTGCTGGCCCAAATGGGTTTTCACTGCTACCTGCCCAATCTGCGCGGTGTCGGCGGCAGTGATGGCACGCACGACTACGGCGAGGGCGAAGCCGAAGACTGTCTGGCCGTCTTAAACCATGCCCGCAGCCGCCACCCCGAAGCGGCCAAAACCGTCATCGCCGGTTTTTCTTTCGGCGGTTATGTCTCGCTGCTGGCAGCCGAACAGCATCAGCCCGATTTGCTGCTCTTAATCGGCGCGGCGGCCAACCACTACCGCGAACGGCGCACCCCCGCCCTGCCCGAAGCGGCCAAAACGCTGGTGATTCACGGCGAATGCGACGAGGTGGTTACGCTCAAAAGCATTCTGGACTGGGCCGAACCGCAGGGTATTCCGGTGTTGGTTCTGCCGCAGGCCTCACATTTTTTCCACGGCAAACTGATTGCCCTGCGCGATACCGTTGCCCGTTTTGCCCCTGCCGTTTTGACCGGTGTCTGA
- a CDS encoding ferredoxin: protein MSFFERHLFICTNARHDACAQSCNDNGEADAALAFLKSRCNQLGLAGPGKLRISKAGCLGRCKSGPLMVIYPEARWYRYQNENDLNDILLHELQNRQAVERLLLD, encoded by the coding sequence ATGAGTTTTTTCGAGCGACACCTCTTTATCTGCACCAACGCCCGCCACGATGCCTGCGCCCAAAGCTGCAACGACAACGGCGAAGCCGATGCCGCGCTGGCTTTTTTGAAAAGCCGCTGCAACCAACTCGGTCTCGCCGGCCCCGGCAAACTGCGCATCAGCAAAGCCGGCTGCCTCGGCCGCTGTAAAAGCGGGCCGCTGATGGTCATTTATCCCGAAGCGCGCTGGTACCGCTATCAAAATGAAAACGATTTAAACGATATTCTGCTGCACGAGCTGCAAAACCGTCAGGCAGTCGAACGCCTGCTGTTGGATTGA
- a CDS encoding polyamine aminopropyltransferase, which yields MTHPYRRNRVRHSAMPEVGISEENGIRSLHLGSSTIQSSMNLDNPEELVLSYSRAMMAWLLFVPEPPRHITQIGLGGGSFARWIDARLPDTRQTAVEINPQVIAVARSLFELPPEDDGRFEIVAADGAQYVKTLLGGTDILLVDGFDGEQIIDDLVSPEFFADCRRALSEDGMFVTNWWTGDKRYPHFVSALRTVFDGRVWEVPAETHGNSAVMAFCRPPAECRFAHLKKRADKLGGQYGLDFHTLLGALKSANPHNGRSLHFAVPPDGKNL from the coding sequence ATGACCCACCCCTACCGCCGCAACCGTGTCCGGCACAGTGCCATGCCCGAAGTCGGCATTTCGGAAGAAAACGGCATCCGTTCGCTGCATTTGGGCAGCAGCACCATTCAGAGCTCGATGAACCTCGACAATCCGGAAGAGCTGGTACTTTCTTACAGCCGCGCCATGATGGCCTGGCTGCTGTTCGTTCCCGAGCCGCCCCGCCACATCACCCAAATCGGTTTGGGCGGCGGCTCGTTCGCCCGCTGGATCGATGCCCGCCTGCCCGACACCCGCCAAACCGCCGTCGAAATCAACCCTCAGGTGATTGCCGTGGCGCGCAGCCTGTTCGAGCTGCCGCCCGAAGACGACGGCCGTTTCGAAATCGTGGCCGCCGACGGCGCGCAATACGTCAAAACCCTGCTGGGCGGCACGGACATTCTGCTGGTGGACGGTTTTGACGGCGAACAGATTATCGACGACTTGGTCAGCCCCGAGTTTTTTGCCGACTGCCGCCGCGCATTGTCGGAAGACGGCATGTTCGTCACCAACTGGTGGACCGGCGACAAGCGCTATCCGCACTTTGTCTCCGCCCTGCGCACCGTCTTCGACGGGCGGGTATGGGAAGTGCCCGCCGAAACCCACGGCAACAGCGCCGTCATGGCATTCTGCCGCCCGCCGGCCGAATGCCGTTTCGCCCATCTGAAAAAACGCGCGGACAAACTGGGCGGACAGTACGGTCTCGACTTCCACACCCTGCTTGGCGCGCTCAAATCGGCCAACCCGCACAACGGCCGCAGCCTGCACTTTGCCGTCCCGCCCGACGGAAAAAATCTTTGA
- a CDS encoding cold-shock protein: MATGTVKWFNDAKGFGFITPDEGGEDLFAHFSAINMEGFKTLKEGQKVSFDVTTGPKGKQAANIQAA, from the coding sequence ATGGCAACCGGTACTGTCAAATGGTTTAACGACGCCAAAGGCTTTGGTTTCATCACACCCGACGAGGGCGGCGAAGATCTGTTCGCACACTTCTCTGCCATCAATATGGAAGGCTTCAAAACCCTGAAAGAGGGTCAGAAAGTGTCTTTCGACGTTACCACCGGCCCCAAAGGCAAACAGGCCGCCAATATTCAGGCCGCGTAA
- a CDS encoding ATP-dependent Clp protease adaptor ClpS, which translates to MAIQQQTGGSAVADRLAPPKRYGVFLLNDDYTTMDFVVQILMQVFGLPSGRAAAVMLLVHHEGRGLCGVYSRDVALTKKHQVASRAADAGFPLKCAVEEMS; encoded by the coding sequence ATGGCGATACAGCAGCAGACCGGCGGTTCGGCAGTGGCCGACCGTCTCGCGCCGCCGAAACGGTACGGCGTTTTTTTGTTGAACGACGATTACACGACGATGGATTTTGTTGTGCAGATTCTGATGCAGGTGTTCGGCCTGCCGAGCGGGCGGGCGGCGGCGGTAATGCTGCTGGTGCACCACGAGGGGCGCGGCCTGTGCGGGGTGTACAGCCGCGATGTGGCTCTGACGAAAAAGCATCAGGTGGCTTCGCGGGCGGCCGATGCCGGGTTCCCGTTGAAATGTGCGGTGGAGGAAATGTCGTGA
- the clpA gene encoding ATP-dependent Clp protease ATP-binding subunit ClpA has protein sequence MISAELEKILQRAYVDARRRAFELITLEHLLLTLMTESAEVAEVLAALSVDTGVLQKQLEDSMRQNTPVLPEDVLAQTETQPTLGFQRVLQRAMVHVQSAGQGQVKPLDVLVALMSEKDSPAVYFLQLQSVGRSDVLRYLAHGDSAEPAEGEAGGRGRLKTAADVLAKYTLNLNEEVKAGRIDPLIGRAPEMARLMQVLCRRRKNNPILVGEAGVGKTALAEGLAYQIVQGKVPAVLAGQTVYALDMGALVAGTKYRGDFEERMKAVVQALEKQGDAVLFVDEIHTLIGAGSTSSGNMDAANLLKPALAKGTLRCIGATTYDEFRTIFAKDAALSRRFQKIDIHEPSVEETTAILRGLKASFEHFHEVRYTDEALRAAAELSARHISDRFLPDKAVDVVDEAGAAQRMLPKSRRSKTIGKAQIEAVVAKMARIPEKSVSHDDKQLLQYLARDVKNMVFGQDAAVEALVSAVKMARAGLAAADKPVGSFLFSGPTGVGKTEVARQLAFSLGIPLQRFDMSEYMDRHAVARLIGAPPGYVGFEQGGLLTEAVNKQPHCVLLLDEIEKAHPDIFNILLQVMDAGRLTDNNGKSADFRHVILIMTTNAGAESLSRPNVGFTGSRARGDETEAIRKTFTPEFRNRLDAVIPFAPLDAAVVAKVVDKFLLQLEQQLAQKQVEAEFGTALRAYLAEKGFDPQMGARPLHRLIQDKLRRALADELLFGRLSGGGYVFLDWDTQAEEVVLQFDKAAEAV, from the coding sequence GTGATTTCGGCCGAGTTGGAAAAAATATTGCAGCGTGCCTATGTGGACGCGCGCCGCCGTGCGTTCGAGCTGATTACGCTCGAACATCTTCTGCTGACGCTGATGACGGAGTCGGCGGAGGTGGCCGAGGTGCTGGCCGCGTTGTCGGTGGATACCGGTGTGCTGCAAAAGCAGTTGGAAGACAGTATGCGCCAGAATACGCCTGTGCTGCCCGAAGACGTGCTGGCGCAGACGGAAACCCAGCCGACTTTGGGTTTCCAGCGGGTTTTGCAGCGGGCGATGGTGCATGTGCAGTCGGCCGGTCAGGGACAAGTGAAGCCGCTGGACGTGCTGGTGGCACTGATGAGCGAAAAAGACAGTCCGGCCGTGTATTTTCTCCAATTGCAGTCGGTGGGGCGTAGCGATGTGCTGCGTTATCTGGCGCACGGCGACAGCGCAGAACCTGCCGAAGGGGAAGCGGGCGGCAGAGGCCGTCTGAAAACGGCGGCCGATGTTTTGGCGAAATATACGCTGAATCTGAACGAAGAAGTCAAAGCAGGGCGCATCGACCCCTTAATCGGCCGTGCGCCCGAGATGGCGCGGCTGATGCAGGTGCTGTGCCGACGGCGCAAAAACAATCCGATTCTGGTGGGCGAGGCGGGTGTCGGCAAAACCGCGCTGGCCGAAGGTCTGGCGTATCAGATTGTGCAGGGCAAAGTGCCGGCGGTGCTGGCCGGGCAGACGGTTTACGCGCTGGATATGGGCGCGCTGGTGGCCGGTACGAAATACCGGGGCGATTTTGAAGAACGCATGAAGGCGGTGGTGCAGGCGCTGGAAAAGCAGGGTGATGCGGTGTTGTTTGTCGATGAAATCCATACGCTTATCGGGGCGGGCAGCACATCGTCGGGCAATATGGACGCGGCCAATTTGCTCAAACCCGCTTTGGCCAAAGGTACGCTGCGCTGCATCGGTGCAACGACTTACGATGAGTTCCGTACCATTTTTGCCAAAGATGCCGCACTCAGCCGCCGTTTCCAGAAAATCGACATCCATGAGCCGAGCGTGGAGGAGACAACGGCGATTCTGCGCGGGCTGAAAGCATCTTTTGAACATTTTCACGAAGTGCGCTACACCGACGAAGCCTTGCGTGCGGCGGCCGAGCTGTCGGCACGCCACATCAGCGACCGTTTCCTGCCCGATAAGGCGGTAGACGTGGTGGACGAAGCGGGTGCGGCGCAGCGGATGCTGCCCAAATCGCGCCGCAGCAAAACCATCGGCAAGGCGCAGATTGAAGCGGTGGTGGCGAAAATGGCGCGCATTCCCGAAAAAAGCGTGTCGCACGACGACAAGCAGCTGCTGCAATATCTGGCGCGCGATGTGAAAAATATGGTATTCGGACAGGACGCGGCGGTGGAGGCACTGGTGTCGGCAGTGAAAATGGCGCGGGCGGGGCTGGCTGCGGCAGATAAACCGGTGGGCAGTTTTCTGTTTTCCGGCCCCACGGGCGTGGGCAAAACCGAAGTGGCGCGCCAGCTGGCCTTTTCGCTCGGTATTCCGCTGCAACGCTTCGATATGTCGGAATATATGGATCGTCATGCCGTAGCGCGTTTAATCGGTGCGCCGCCGGGCTATGTCGGCTTCGAGCAGGGCGGGCTGCTGACCGAGGCAGTGAACAAACAGCCGCATTGTGTGCTGCTGCTGGACGAAATCGAAAAAGCGCATCCCGATATTTTCAATATCCTGCTGCAAGTGATGGACGCGGGGCGGCTGACCGACAACAACGGCAAAAGTGCCGATTTCCGCCATGTCATTCTGATTATGACCACCAACGCGGGCGCCGAAAGCCTGAGCCGGCCGAATGTGGGCTTTACCGGCAGCCGCGCGCGCGGCGACGAAACGGAAGCCATCCGCAAAACCTTTACCCCCGAGTTCCGCAACCGTTTGGATGCGGTGATTCCGTTTGCGCCGCTGGATGCGGCGGTAGTGGCCAAAGTGGTGGATAAGTTCCTGCTCCAATTGGAACAGCAATTGGCGCAAAAACAGGTGGAAGCCGAATTCGGTACGGCGCTGCGCGCCTATCTGGCCGAAAAAGGGTTTGATCCGCAAATGGGTGCGCGCCCGCTGCACCGCCTGATTCAGGACAAATTGCGCCGTGCGCTGGCCGACGAATTGCTGTTCGGCCGTTTGAGCGGCGGCGGTTATGTTTTTTTGGATTGGGATACGCAGGCGGAAGAAGTCGTGTTGCAGTTCGATAAAGCCGCGGAGGCCGTCTGA
- a CDS encoding deoxyguanosinetriphosphate triphosphohydrolase, which yields MNWTKLLSTRRFRPKDGQIQPTSTPSSQEGIDALRTDFHIDYDRVVFSGAFRRLGRKTQVHPFAEHDHTHNRLTHSVEVASVGRSLGNRVGVMLHKGGFLPPGNTAGDIGAVVQVACLAHDLGNPPFGHTGEDALRDWFRNPAHAVYLEKLSEAERNDVQTYEGNAHSLRILAGLEMYRGKGGMRLTAATIGTLLKYPWTTLDPRGRKKFNIYQTELPFIRRVAEELGLPEYAPDAWARHPLSYLMEAADDICYALLDLEDGVELGLLGDTEVESILSPLTFRETAGAWQQAQSSLQHCAMLRGMAIGRAIDDVAQTFMLHQADLLDGSFKGKDLLALSSAEVQDTLEKAKDLARTRIFRHQSKLMTEIAAFPCLASVLDLLVPAAYALITAGQVSARQSLALDLLKNGDPIRGEDSLYEAYMKILDFVGGMTDNAAARMARELSGVGMI from the coding sequence ATGAACTGGACGAAATTATTGTCCACCCGCCGTTTCCGCCCCAAAGACGGGCAGATTCAGCCCACCAGCACGCCGTCCAGCCAAGAGGGCATCGATGCGCTGCGCACCGATTTCCACATCGATTACGACCGTGTGGTTTTCTCAGGCGCGTTCCGCCGCTTGGGGCGCAAAACGCAGGTACACCCGTTTGCCGAGCACGACCACACCCACAACCGGCTGACCCACAGCGTCGAAGTGGCGAGTGTGGGGCGCAGCTTAGGCAACCGCGTGGGCGTGATGCTGCACAAAGGCGGCTTCCTGCCGCCGGGCAATACGGCGGGCGACATCGGCGCAGTGGTGCAGGTGGCCTGTCTGGCGCACGATTTGGGTAACCCGCCGTTCGGCCACACCGGCGAAGACGCGTTGCGCGACTGGTTTCGCAATCCCGCCCACGCCGTTTATCTCGAAAAACTGAGCGAGGCCGAGCGCAACGATGTGCAGACTTATGAAGGCAACGCCCACAGTCTGCGCATTTTGGCCGGATTGGAAATGTACCGCGGCAAAGGCGGTATGCGCCTGACGGCCGCCACCATCGGCACGCTGCTCAAATATCCGTGGACTACGCTCGACCCGCGCGGGCGCAAAAAATTCAATATCTATCAAACCGAATTACCGTTTATCCGCCGTGTGGCCGAAGAACTGGGGCTGCCCGAATATGCGCCCGATGCGTGGGCGCGCCACCCGCTGTCGTACCTGATGGAAGCGGCCGACGATATTTGTTATGCCCTGTTAGACTTGGAAGACGGCGTGGAATTGGGGCTGTTGGGCGATACCGAAGTGGAAAGCATACTCTCGCCGCTGACGTTCCGCGAAACGGCGGGTGCGTGGCAGCAGGCGCAAAGCAGCCTGCAACACTGCGCCATGCTGCGCGGTATGGCCATCGGCCGCGCCATCGACGATGTGGCGCAAACCTTTATGCTGCACCAGGCCGATTTGCTCGACGGTTCGTTCAAGGGCAAAGACCTGCTGGCATTGAGCAGCGCCGAAGTACAGGATACTTTGGAAAAAGCGAAAGATTTGGCGCGCACGCGCATCTTCCGCCATCAAAGCAAACTGATGACCGAAATTGCCGCCTTCCCGTGTCTGGCTTCGGTGCTGGATTTGCTGGTACCGGCAGCCTATGCCCTGATAACGGCAGGTCAGGTCAGCGCACGTCAGTCGCTGGCCTTGGACCTGCTGAAAAACGGCGACCCGATCCGTGGGGAGGACAGTCTGTATGAGGCGTATATGAAAATCCTCGATTTTGTCGGCGGCATGACCGACAATGCGGCGGCCAGAATGGCCAGAGAGTTGTCCGGTGTGGGCATGATTTAG
- a CDS encoding S66 peptidase family protein translates to MPKPFAPPKLRSGGHIRILSPSSSVVHIGGFEANLAAKRRLESLGFQVSFSEHYLENDLFGSAGIASRVADIHQAFADASVDAVLATIGGFNSNELLPHLDFDLIRRNPKIFCGYSDTTAVLSAIFAKTGLMTYYGASYSAFKMEELQAYQTQSWLSAVTRSRYVLEPGAQWSSDKWFLPDVRRCLFDTEWKVYRPQAGNSAEGRAIGGNLATFALLNGTPYAVDTADLGDYVLFLESSESHDYLAVSRQLAAVLQVYPEPQAVVFGRFPTECGMTAERWRYILAKHEVLQRVPVLYDLDFGHTQPLFTFALGARVRVDAEHLRIEVDEVAD, encoded by the coding sequence ATGCCTAAACCGTTTGCCCCGCCCAAGCTGCGTTCCGGCGGCCATATCCGCATACTCAGCCCGTCATCGTCTGTGGTGCATATCGGCGGTTTCGAGGCCAATCTGGCGGCCAAGCGGCGGCTGGAGAGTTTGGGTTTTCAGGTGTCGTTTTCTGAACACTATCTGGAAAACGATTTATTCGGCTCGGCCGGTATTGCATCGCGGGTGGCCGATATTCATCAGGCATTTGCCGATGCCTCTGTGGATGCGGTACTGGCGACCATCGGCGGTTTTAACAGCAACGAGTTGCTGCCGCATCTGGATTTTGATCTGATTCGGCGCAATCCGAAAATTTTTTGCGGTTACTCGGATACCACGGCGGTATTGAGCGCGATATTCGCCAAAACGGGGCTGATGACGTATTACGGTGCGAGTTATTCTGCTTTTAAGATGGAAGAGTTGCAGGCGTATCAAACGCAAAGCTGGCTGTCGGCCGTTACCCGCAGCCGTTATGTGCTGGAGCCCGGTGCGCAATGGTCGTCCGACAAATGGTTTCTGCCCGATGTCCGCCGCTGCCTGTTTGATACCGAATGGAAAGTGTACCGGCCCCAAGCGGGCAATAGTGCAGAGGGGCGAGCCATCGGCGGCAATCTGGCCACTTTCGCGTTATTGAACGGCACGCCTTATGCGGTGGATACGGCGGATTTGGGCGATTATGTGCTGTTTTTGGAAAGTTCGGAAAGTCATGATTATTTGGCGGTTTCCCGCCAGCTGGCTGCTGTTTTGCAGGTTTATCCGGAGCCGCAGGCTGTGGTGTTCGGCCGTTTTCCGACGGAATGCGGTATGACGGCCGAACGGTGGCGGTATATTTTGGCCAAACACGAAGTGTTGCAGCGCGTGCCTGTACTGTACGATTTGGATTTCGGCCACACCCAGCCGCTGTTTACTTTTGCTTTGGGCGCGCGGGTGCGGGTGGACGCGGAGCATCTGCGGATTGAGGTGGACGAAGTGGCGGATTGA
- a CDS encoding protein YgfX, translating to MQPFRTEFRPSRRAAWLVVFLHTLAAGMLPFLHGYQLGTAAVLLPLSAAYAWRVRCLRHRNAVAALVVDTAGRAQLYGRDGRKTAAWLRPGSLVHRQCCLLHWQTENGRIRQQVWPDMTDADSYRRLLVWARFVPPDPSSVRQKPSFITGVFRRPRE from the coding sequence ATGCAGCCGTTTCGCACCGAATTTCGTCCGAGCCGCCGCGCGGCGTGGCTGGTGGTATTTCTGCACACGCTGGCGGCGGGTATGTTGCCGTTTCTGCACGGTTATCAGCTGGGGACGGCGGCGGTACTGCTGCCGCTTTCGGCCGCGTATGCCTGGCGCGTGCGGTGTCTGCGGCACCGAAACGCCGTGGCGGCCTTGGTGGTGGATACGGCGGGGCGGGCGCAGCTGTATGGGCGCGACGGCCGCAAAACGGCGGCATGGCTGCGGCCGGGCAGTTTGGTGCACCGCCAATGTTGCCTGCTGCATTGGCAAACGGAAAACGGCCGTATCCGCCAGCAGGTTTGGCCGGATATGACCGATGCGGACAGCTACCGCCGTCTTTTGGTGTGGGCGCGTTTCGTACCGCCCGATCCGTCATCGGTGCGGCAGAAGCCATCTTTCATAACGGGCGTTTTCAGACGGCCTCGGGAATAG
- the folC gene encoding bifunctional tetrahydrofolate synthase/dihydrofolate synthase: protein MKHLNDWLAHLETAHSNGLIDMGLGRVGEVKARMGLEPACPVIVVAGTNGKGSVCAFLTHIYRQAGFKVGTLTSPHLLKFNERIVVNGEAADDETIVAAFERIEAARGEISLTYFEFNTLAAVDIFIREHVDVMVLEVGLGGRLDAVNVFDADVAVVTGVDLDHQAFLGDTVEAAAREKAGIFRSGKPAVCGQNPPPESLRGHAQTIGAPLLLAGADFSFDKLDNQQWSFHFMPRHTAGGLFSDGLIRRRHALPIPALRGAYQLGNAACALAAVECLNARLPVDIGAIKRGLLLAENPGRFQVLPGRPLTVLDVGHNPHAARALRQGLMALPFAAKRTAVFSMLADKDMAAVLEVVKDQFDEWFVAPLHLPRGRDAADLQAGLNAAGIEAVRCFGSVADAYRAALAQAAENDRIVVFGSFHTVAEVAAGANG from the coding sequence ATGAAACATTTAAACGACTGGCTGGCGCATTTGGAAACCGCGCACAGCAACGGCCTGATTGATATGGGTTTGGGGCGCGTCGGCGAAGTGAAAGCGCGCATGGGGCTGGAACCTGCCTGCCCCGTGATTGTGGTGGCGGGTACCAACGGCAAAGGTTCGGTCTGCGCGTTTCTGACACATATCTACCGGCAGGCAGGGTTTAAAGTCGGCACGCTGACCAGTCCGCATTTATTGAAATTCAACGAGCGGATTGTCGTGAACGGCGAAGCGGCAGACGATGAAACCATCGTCGCCGCTTTCGAGCGCATCGAAGCGGCGCGCGGTGAGATTTCGCTGACATATTTTGAATTTAATACTTTGGCGGCGGTGGATATCTTTATCCGCGAACATGTCGATGTGATGGTGTTGGAAGTGGGTTTGGGCGGCCGTTTGGATGCGGTCAATGTTTTCGATGCCGATGTGGCGGTGGTAACCGGTGTGGATTTGGACCATCAGGCGTTTCTCGGCGATACGGTCGAGGCGGCGGCACGGGAAAAAGCAGGTATATTCCGCAGCGGCAAGCCGGCCGTGTGCGGGCAGAATCCGCCGCCCGAATCGCTGCGCGGCCATGCGCAAACCATCGGTGCGCCGCTGCTGCTGGCCGGTGCCGACTTTTCTTTCGACAAATTGGACAACCAGCAATGGTCGTTCCATTTTATGCCGCGTCATACAGCAGGCGGCCTGTTTTCAGACGGCCTCATCCGCCGCCGTCACGCGCTGCCGATACCTGCGCTGCGCGGGGCGTACCAGCTGGGCAATGCGGCCTGCGCACTGGCGGCGGTCGAATGTTTGAATGCACGGCTGCCGGTGGACATCGGCGCGATTAAGCGCGGCCTGCTGCTGGCGGAAAACCCCGGCCGCTTCCAAGTGCTGCCCGGCCGCCCGCTGACGGTGCTCGATGTCGGCCACAATCCCCATGCCGCCCGCGCTTTGCGTCAGGGCTTGATGGCGCTGCCGTTTGCCGCCAAACGCACGGCGGTGTTCAGTATGTTGGCGGACAAAGATATGGCGGCGGTGTTGGAGGTTGTGAAAGACCAGTTCGACGAATGGTTTGTCGCTCCGCTGCATCTGCCGCGCGGCCGCGATGCCGCCGATTTGCAGGCGGGGTTGAATGCGGCCGGTATTGAAGCGGTACGCTGTTTCGGCAGCGTGGCCGATGCCTACCGCGCGGCTTTGGCGCAGGCGGCGGAAAATGATAGAATCGTCGTTTTCGGATCTTTCCACACGGTGGCTGAAGTGGCGGCCGGAGCGAACGGATAA